The following nucleotide sequence is from Oncorhynchus kisutch isolate 150728-3 linkage group LG29, Okis_V2, whole genome shotgun sequence.
GATGAGTCACAGCTCTCTGAGCCCAGCGGTTTCCAAGAAAACCCACAGTAAAAGAAAAGTACAGATATATACAATTTCCTTGTAAATGTAATGGAAAATAAAGCTTTTGGGATTGAAGTGAATAGCACAGTTTGATCTCCCTTGTAAAAGAGGTCTTCtgacctcaatgggacttcctggatgAATAATGGTTTTCATCAAAATGCTTTACTGTGCCTCAGGGAGGCCCACTCACCTCAGGGTGAAGATCTGTACAGGTGACAGCGTGGAGAGAGCCAGGAAGGTGGATaccgtctccctctgtctgatTGGTCTAGAGGGCACCATCACCACAAAGTTACTGTCTAGCCTTAGCTCTGACATGGGCTGGAACAGACGCACGCTCCCTATACGCTGCATGGGTGTGGGCCCTGAGAAGTACCCCATGGGCCCCTGGTGCTCTGTGCGCATGGAACTTCCCTTTCGTAAGTCCTCTGAGCTGCACTCCCCAGTCTCTGTGAACTGTACCATGTAGTAGAGCTCCACAGGGGTGCCCTGGGCCTGCTCCGGAGCTCTCTGCCTGCCGTGCCTCACGGTAGAGGGGTTAAACCAGCTAGCCAGGGGCTCCAGCTCGGCCACACACATCCCCAGCTCCCCCTTCAGACGACACATGCCCCGCACCTCTTGGGTCTCGTGGAAGGCAAACATCCGGACACAGGGAAGCCTGTGGATGGTGGTGTAGTCATCCCAGTCCCTGCCCACCACATAGAACAACACCTGCACTTTGGGCCAACTGGGGTGGATCCTCTCACTGATGATGAAGGTCTGGACCTTCCAATTGTAGGTGAAAAGGgacggagaagaagaggagatggACGATGACGGGGAGGTGAAAGAGGGTCCATTGAAGGGTCCGGGGCTCTGTAGGAGCTCCAGGGGGATGGTTTGCTGGACAGACATGGGTCCGTAGCTGGCGTTGATGGAGGGAATCCGGCGGGCCTGCTGGATGAAGAAGGGCTCGGTCCTGGCCTGCAGGCTGGAGTTCCTCATCAGGTCCTGGTTGGCCTCCTTCAGAAAGAAGGCAGCCTCGGCGTTGAGGACCTGGTAGCTGACGGGCAAGTAGGTAGGCATGGGGCCATACCTCTGTAGACCCTCAAGAATCCCCCTGCTGTCTACCACTGGAACACAGAGGATGGGAGAAGTTAGCTACATACCTGTTAACCTCTATAACAAAGGGTAGAGCAGAGACAGGATGAGAAATTTAGTAAGAAATGGAAGAAAACACTGGACATTGTGAACATAGTCTCTTTATCTCTATGCTCTCCTGGGCATACACAGTTATATTACAATGTCCTAATAAGAAGATATTTGCTACAAAGTGTGCATATGACATTCCCTTCACGCATTATTTCTCTCACTATATGAAGTAGCATGTGAAATTACATCCTGCAGTTAAACAGAGAGACTTGAAGACATGG
It contains:
- the LOC116358229 gene encoding transmembrane protein 132C-like; amino-acid sequence: MTLLCTLGLAAVVLFGVVDSRGILEGLQRYGPMPTYLPVSYQVLNAEAAFFLKEANQDLMRNSSLQARTEPFFIQQARRIPSINASYGPMSVQQTIPLELLQSPGPFNGPSFTSPSSSISSSSPSLFTYNWKVQTFIISERIHPSWPKVQVLFYVVGRDWDDYTTIHRLPCVRMFAFHETQEVRGMCRLKGELGMCVAELEPLASWFNPSTVRHGRQRAPEQAQGTPVELYYMVQFTETGECSSEDLRKGSSMRTEHQGPMGYFSGPTPMQRIGSVRLFQPMSELRLDSNFVVMVPSRPIRQRETVSTFLALSTLSPVQIFTLRVKLKDGVAFLGARASNPVLWTVSQDVRSEGHRVVTLHCHRNENTFGQSPGELRAHALTQLKGNIAGV